A genome region from Arthrobacter sp. SLBN-100 includes the following:
- a CDS encoding class I SAM-dependent methyltransferase — translation MAVKSLEDVLPMLRRRPDVEAPNLQAWDATDRLLLDTAAERMLPGSSLTVIGDRYGALTLGALAVLSPGTLRVHQDLITGEQALRLNAAEVLGANAAEAGFTQFPLGPELLEGAGMVLLQLPKTLAELDQIAAAVARHAAPDVVLLAGGRVKHMSLGMNAVLERHFSSVTPQLARQKSRVIVAAGPRGNDRPERFPVVEHLAEIDLNVAAHGAVFAGPRLDIGTRFLLTFLPSMRTAQHAVDLGCGTGILAAMYARQHPGSTVTATDQSAAAVASALATAAANGLAGQVRVLQDDAMATLADGSADLILLNPPFHVGAGVHAGAGLKLIEAAGRVLAPRGELWTVFNRHLAYLPALERHVGPTVVKGQNPKFTVTLSTRRGPL, via the coding sequence GTGGCAGTAAAGAGTCTTGAGGACGTCCTCCCGATGCTCCGGCGGCGGCCGGACGTGGAAGCACCCAACCTGCAGGCCTGGGATGCAACGGACCGCCTGCTGCTGGACACCGCGGCCGAACGGATGCTGCCGGGAAGCAGCTTGACGGTCATTGGTGACCGCTACGGCGCCCTGACCCTTGGCGCGCTGGCGGTGCTCAGTCCCGGGACGCTGAGGGTGCACCAGGACCTCATCACCGGTGAGCAGGCGCTGCGCCTGAACGCTGCCGAGGTGCTTGGCGCTAATGCCGCGGAAGCCGGCTTCACCCAGTTTCCCCTCGGCCCGGAACTGCTCGAGGGCGCGGGTATGGTCCTGCTGCAACTGCCCAAGACCCTTGCGGAGCTGGACCAGATCGCGGCGGCGGTGGCGCGGCACGCCGCGCCGGACGTGGTGCTCCTGGCCGGCGGCCGGGTGAAGCACATGTCCCTGGGGATGAACGCGGTCCTGGAACGCCACTTCAGCTCCGTCACACCCCAGCTCGCCAGGCAGAAATCGCGCGTGATCGTGGCCGCTGGTCCGCGCGGGAACGACCGGCCGGAGCGCTTTCCCGTCGTCGAACACCTCGCCGAAATCGATCTCAACGTTGCTGCCCACGGGGCCGTGTTCGCCGGCCCGCGGCTGGACATCGGCACCCGGTTCCTGCTGACGTTCCTGCCCTCCATGCGCACCGCACAGCACGCCGTGGACCTTGGCTGCGGCACCGGCATCCTTGCCGCCATGTATGCCCGGCAGCACCCAGGCTCAACTGTCACTGCCACCGACCAGTCAGCCGCAGCGGTGGCCTCCGCACTGGCAACGGCCGCCGCCAACGGACTGGCCGGGCAGGTCCGCGTCCTGCAGGACGATGCCATGGCCACGCTGGCGGACGGCAGCGCAGACCTGATCCTCTTGAATCCGCCGTTCCACGTGGGTGCCGGTGTCCATGCCGGAGCGGGCCTGAAGCTCATCGAAGCAGCAGGCCGGGTACTGGCCCCCCGCGGTGAACTGTGGACCGTGTTCAACCGGCACCTGGCCTACCTCCCGGCCCTCGAACGCCACGTCGGCCCCACTGTCGTGAAGGGCCAGAATCCCAAATTCACGGTGACCCTGAGCACCCGCCGCGGGCCGCTCTGA
- the rsfS gene encoding ribosome silencing factor — protein MTASEASIITARAAAKAAADKIAQDIVALDVSERLALADVFLIASAPSERQVNAIVDGIEEELAKQDLRPVRREGRSGGRWVLLDYSDIVIHVQHEEDRVFYALERLWKDCPVVDLQLGDDTSAKAAAASDAE, from the coding sequence GTGACTGCATCAGAAGCATCCATCATTACAGCCCGCGCCGCCGCCAAAGCGGCCGCTGACAAGATTGCCCAGGACATCGTGGCCCTGGACGTGAGCGAACGCCTCGCCCTGGCCGACGTTTTCCTCATTGCTTCCGCCCCCAGTGAGCGGCAGGTCAACGCCATCGTCGACGGCATCGAGGAAGAACTCGCCAAGCAGGATCTGCGGCCGGTGCGCCGCGAAGGCCGTTCCGGCGGCCGCTGGGTCCTGCTGGACTACTCGGACATCGTCATCCACGTCCAGCACGAAGAAGACCGTGTCTTCTACGCACTCGAGCGCCTCTGGAAGGACTGCCCGGTGGTGGACCTGCAGCTGGGCGACGACACCTCGGCGAAGGCTGCTGCAGCCTCCGACGCGGAATAA
- a CDS encoding FAD-dependent oxidoreductase has product MNSPRADVVVIGAGQAGLSAAYHLQRRGLDFTVLDAEEGPGGAWRHRWKSLRMATVNGISDLPGIAKPAVDPREPSSEFLTRYFRDYEEELDLSVRRPVKVRSVSREDEDPAGRLLVSTSSGEWSAAAVINATGTWTRPFWPIYPGQNTFRGRQLHVADYVSAEEFVGKHVIVVGGGISAVGLLDEISLVTTTSWFTRREPVWRDAEFDAKAGHDAVALVEGRVRQGLAPQNVVSVTGLIWTPSLRAAAARGALNRQPMFTSIEPDGVWLADGGHLAADVILWATGFRAELEHLAPLHLRGPGGGIVMDGTQVAGEPRVHLVGYGPSSSTIGANRAGRAAVAAILKLPGIRPAGTVNWG; this is encoded by the coding sequence GTGAATTCTCCCCGTGCCGACGTTGTTGTTATTGGCGCGGGCCAGGCGGGGCTTTCGGCCGCGTACCACCTCCAGCGCCGCGGACTGGATTTCACAGTGCTCGACGCCGAGGAAGGGCCGGGCGGTGCGTGGCGGCACCGGTGGAAGAGCCTCCGGATGGCTACGGTCAACGGCATCAGCGATCTTCCCGGCATTGCCAAGCCCGCCGTGGACCCCAGGGAGCCCAGTTCGGAGTTCCTCACCCGCTATTTCCGCGATTATGAGGAAGAACTGGACCTGTCGGTCCGGCGCCCGGTCAAGGTACGGTCCGTCAGCCGCGAAGATGAGGACCCTGCAGGAAGGCTGCTGGTCAGCACGTCCAGCGGGGAATGGAGCGCCGCCGCGGTGATCAATGCCACCGGCACCTGGACCCGGCCGTTCTGGCCGATCTATCCCGGACAGAACACGTTCCGGGGCAGGCAACTGCACGTGGCCGATTACGTTTCGGCCGAAGAATTTGTGGGCAAACACGTCATTGTGGTCGGGGGCGGGATATCCGCCGTCGGCCTCCTGGACGAAATTTCCCTCGTCACCACCACCAGCTGGTTCACGCGGCGGGAGCCGGTGTGGCGGGACGCCGAGTTTGATGCGAAGGCCGGGCACGACGCCGTGGCACTGGTGGAGGGGCGGGTGCGCCAAGGCCTGGCGCCGCAAAATGTTGTGTCCGTGACGGGCCTGATCTGGACGCCTTCACTCCGGGCGGCGGCAGCACGGGGTGCCCTCAACCGGCAGCCCATGTTCACGTCCATCGAACCCGACGGCGTCTGGCTGGCGGACGGCGGCCACCTGGCAGCAGACGTCATTTTGTGGGCCACCGGTTTTCGGGCGGAACTTGAACACCTCGCCCCGCTGCACCTTCGCGGCCCGGGCGGGGGCATCGTGATGGACGGAACGCAGGTGGCCGGCGAGCCGCGCGTCCACCTGGTGGGCTACGGCCCGTCGTCGTCCACCATCGGCGCTAACCGCGCCGGACGCGCCGCTGTGGCCGCAATCTTGAAACTGCCCGGGATCCGCCCGGCCGGAACGGTAAATTGGGGCTGA
- a CDS encoding dihydrofolate reductase family protein produces the protein MGKVVMYSSVSVDGFIADEHDQPGPLFDWLSNGDVPLDESGELKVSQTSYDYTRPYWGQIGVTLVGRHVFDMADGWDGKPPSGIDHVVVVTHRPKPEGWDPEAPFHFVDGVEAAMAKAQELAGDRIVEVAAGDVGGQVLAAGVVDEVRMDVVPVVFGSGKRYFGSVHAQHLLEDPDVVIQGNRVLHLRYRVRP, from the coding sequence GTGGGCAAGGTGGTCATGTACAGCTCGGTGTCGGTGGACGGCTTCATCGCGGACGAGCACGACCAGCCCGGACCGCTGTTCGACTGGTTGTCCAACGGTGACGTCCCGTTGGACGAGAGCGGCGAGTTGAAGGTGTCGCAGACGTCCTACGACTACACCCGGCCGTACTGGGGCCAGATCGGGGTCACACTCGTCGGCCGCCACGTCTTCGACATGGCGGACGGCTGGGACGGGAAGCCTCCTAGCGGGATCGACCACGTGGTCGTCGTGACGCACCGGCCGAAGCCCGAGGGCTGGGACCCCGAGGCGCCGTTTCACTTCGTCGACGGCGTCGAGGCAGCCATGGCCAAGGCGCAAGAGCTTGCGGGCGACCGCATCGTCGAGGTCGCCGCTGGTGACGTCGGTGGCCAGGTGCTTGCCGCGGGCGTGGTCGACGAGGTGCGCATGGACGTCGTACCCGTCGTGTTCGGGTCCGGCAAGCGCTACTTCGGGTCGGTCCACGCCCAGCACCTGTTGGAGGATCCCGACGTGGTGATTCAGGGGAACCGGGTGCTTCACCTGCGCTATCGGGTGCGCCCTTGA
- a CDS encoding ROK family protein, translating into MGDFNLTVILDAVRRASGGLSRVELAQIVGLSPQTISNISRRLLDQNLIVEAGKEGSGPGKPRTILRLNPRGMFAVGVHLDPAVTTFVVLDLVGAVVQHSRIKTPGGNDPSAVISTIAAEIAQLVEDSGVDRDRIAGLGVAAPGPIDLDNGTVVDPPLLPGWDRVELRNALSEATGYSVLMDKDVTSAAVAETWAGGPSGAGSFIFMYMGTGIGCGIVLNDEVVRGTSGNAGEIGHIVVDPDGPPCDCGLRGCVKSSCIPQVLVAEAEAAGILDGSRSGNSGAEVQQSFARLCELADAGDEQALAIIDKSAVLVARAVSVVTNALDVERVVFGGPFWSGLAERYLEKVPPLLDANSAARLIHPIEVVGTGVGEDVGAIGAASLVLEHTLAPRAQRLLLES; encoded by the coding sequence ATGGGCGACTTCAACCTGACGGTGATCCTCGACGCCGTCCGCCGGGCCTCCGGCGGCCTGAGCAGGGTGGAACTGGCACAGATCGTGGGGCTCTCGCCGCAGACCATCTCGAACATTTCCCGACGCCTCCTGGACCAGAACCTCATAGTCGAGGCCGGCAAGGAAGGCAGCGGCCCCGGCAAGCCCCGCACCATCCTCCGCCTTAATCCTCGCGGGATGTTCGCCGTCGGCGTCCACCTGGACCCCGCCGTGACGACATTCGTGGTCCTGGACCTGGTGGGCGCGGTGGTGCAGCACTCCCGCATCAAGACACCCGGCGGCAACGATCCCTCGGCGGTTATTTCCACCATTGCCGCCGAGATCGCCCAACTGGTGGAAGACTCCGGGGTGGACAGGGACAGGATCGCAGGCCTTGGCGTGGCGGCCCCGGGCCCCATCGACCTGGACAACGGCACAGTGGTTGACCCGCCGCTCCTTCCCGGCTGGGACCGGGTGGAACTGCGCAACGCGCTGTCCGAGGCCACCGGATACTCCGTCCTGATGGACAAGGACGTCACCAGCGCGGCTGTGGCGGAAACCTGGGCTGGCGGTCCGAGCGGAGCTGGCAGCTTCATTTTTATGTACATGGGCACCGGCATCGGCTGCGGGATCGTGCTCAACGACGAGGTGGTGCGGGGCACATCAGGCAATGCAGGCGAGATCGGACACATCGTGGTGGATCCGGACGGCCCGCCGTGCGACTGCGGCCTGCGCGGCTGCGTCAAATCCTCCTGCATCCCGCAGGTCCTGGTGGCCGAGGCCGAGGCCGCCGGCATCCTGGATGGCTCCCGGTCCGGCAACAGCGGCGCCGAGGTACAGCAAAGTTTCGCCCGGCTGTGCGAACTCGCGGACGCCGGTGACGAACAGGCGCTGGCCATTATCGACAAGTCCGCGGTACTGGTGGCCCGCGCGGTGTCGGTGGTCACCAATGCCCTTGACGTTGAACGGGTGGTTTTCGGCGGGCCGTTCTGGAGTGGCCTGGCCGAACGCTACCTCGAGAAAGTGCCGCCGCTGCTGGACGCCAACAGCGCTGCGCGGCTGATCCATCCCATCGAGGTGGTGGGCACCGGGGTGGGCGAGGACGTGGGCGCCATTGGCGCGGCCTCCCTGGTCCTGGAACACACCCTGGCACCGCGTGCCCAGAGGCTGCTCCTGGAAAGCTGA
- a CDS encoding class I SAM-dependent methyltransferase, translating into MAIRNGNADRLAKALAIVLGTEEIPLRLRAWDGSEAGPDGAPVLEFRSRRALRRILWSPGQLGLSRAYVSGDIDSPGDIFAAFTALSSAGKFAEPGPFKPLTAGELWTLFRTAVRLGALGPNPAPPPEEARVARKGRVHSRRRDSAAISHHYDVGNDFYSLVLGPSMVYSCAVWPEAALPEAGPPEPAEEQEPAGARLAGDLDAAQEAKLDLVCRKLGLKPGMRVLDVGCGWGSFALHAAGNYGVSVVGVTLSSEQAILARKRAADAGLTESVDIRVQDYRDIQDGPFDAISSIGMSEHVGRAEMPRYAAALFKLLRPGGRLLNHAISWNAGPTDPDPDSFIPRYVFPDGEMVSLGDMAIALESAGFEILDVEALRRHYALTLRAWVSRLEEHWDEAVKLTSLGRARVWRLYMASSALGFENGLTGVNQVLVQRPGGDPPPLRRTAWL; encoded by the coding sequence ATGGCCATCAGAAACGGGAATGCAGATCGGCTCGCGAAGGCGCTGGCGATTGTGCTGGGCACCGAGGAAATCCCGCTCAGGCTGCGGGCGTGGGACGGTTCCGAGGCGGGACCGGACGGGGCGCCTGTCCTGGAATTCCGTTCACGCCGGGCTTTGCGGCGGATCCTGTGGTCTCCCGGCCAGCTCGGCCTCAGCCGTGCGTACGTCTCGGGTGACATCGATTCTCCCGGGGACATCTTCGCTGCCTTCACGGCCCTGAGCTCAGCCGGCAAGTTTGCCGAACCCGGGCCGTTCAAGCCGCTCACAGCGGGTGAGCTTTGGACGCTGTTCAGGACGGCGGTAAGGCTGGGAGCGCTTGGCCCGAACCCTGCTCCCCCGCCCGAGGAAGCGCGAGTCGCAAGGAAGGGCCGCGTCCACTCGCGGCGCCGTGATTCGGCTGCCATCTCCCACCACTACGACGTGGGCAACGACTTTTATTCGCTGGTGCTGGGTCCGTCCATGGTGTATTCCTGCGCTGTATGGCCTGAAGCAGCGTTGCCGGAAGCAGGGCCGCCGGAGCCGGCGGAAGAACAGGAGCCGGCGGGTGCCCGCCTGGCCGGTGACTTGGACGCCGCACAGGAAGCCAAACTGGATCTCGTGTGCCGCAAGCTGGGGCTCAAACCGGGCATGCGGGTGTTGGACGTCGGCTGCGGCTGGGGCAGCTTCGCCCTGCATGCCGCCGGCAACTACGGCGTCAGTGTGGTGGGCGTGACGCTGTCCAGTGAGCAGGCCATCCTGGCACGCAAGCGCGCAGCGGACGCCGGCCTCACGGAGAGCGTGGACATCCGCGTGCAGGATTACCGGGATATTCAGGACGGGCCCTTTGATGCCATCAGCTCCATCGGGATGTCAGAGCATGTGGGCCGGGCGGAGATGCCCCGGTACGCGGCCGCACTGTTCAAGCTGCTGCGTCCCGGCGGCCGGCTGCTGAACCATGCCATTTCGTGGAACGCCGGCCCCACCGACCCCGACCCGGATTCCTTTATCCCCCGATACGTTTTTCCCGACGGCGAAATGGTCAGCCTTGGCGACATGGCCATCGCCCTGGAGTCCGCGGGATTCGAGATCCTGGATGTGGAGGCACTGCGCCGACACTACGCGCTTACCCTCCGGGCATGGGTCAGCAGGCTGGAAGAACACTGGGACGAGGCCGTGAAGCTGACCAGCCTGGGCCGCGCCCGCGTGTGGCGGCTGTATATGGCGTCCAGTGCTTTGGGGTTCGAAAACGGGCTGACAGGAGTGAACCAGGTCCTGGTCCAGCGGCCGGGTGGAGACCCGCCGCCGCTGCGCCGCACGGCATGGCTGTAA
- a CDS encoding helix-turn-helix domain-containing protein: MGQSAARVSSTHLARRFKELIGVTPKRLAHTYRFAATVFAINTTGPGDWGNLAGGAGYFDQAHFGHEFRAFTRLTPTRYVEVRRRFLHEHPSHALGGWPLLTD, encoded by the coding sequence GTGGGACAGTCCGCCGCCCGTGTCAGCAGCACTCATCTGGCACGGCGGTTCAAGGAGCTCATCGGCGTCACGCCGAAGCGGCTGGCCCACACCTACCGCTTCGCCGCCACCGTGTTCGCGATCAACACCACCGGGCCGGGCGACTGGGGCAACCTCGCCGGTGGCGCAGGCTACTTCGACCAGGCCCACTTCGGCCACGAGTTCCGGGCGTTCACAAGGCTCACCCCGACCCGGTACGTCGAAGTCCGGCGGCGGTTCCTGCACGAACATCCCAGCCACGCGCTGGGCGGCTGGCCGCTGCTTACCGATTGA